Part of the Pseudomonas lijiangensis genome is shown below.
CTTTTCATCCAGAGCGGGCAGGTGCTCCAGACGCAGTTGCCGGTCGGCACAACCCTCGCCGCGAAAACTGTAGGTGGGTGAGCCGTCGGCACCGACCGCCACCATCGCCAGTGTCGTCGGTGCTGCAAAGTCGATCAGGTAATCGGGGTTGACCGCTTCCTGATCCAGGACGGCACGCAGGCGGCGACCCAGGTAGTCGGTGGACAGCCCGGCGAAAAAAGCGGCCTCGACCCCGAGGCGTCGCAAACCGATCGCCACGTTGAAAGGTGACCCCCCGGCAACGGCTTCAAGGCCCAGCCTGTTGAGCGAACCGTTGTCGTCCGCTCGGGTGAAAATATCGAAAAGAGCTTCGCCGCAGACAAGAAACATAAGTGCTCCGTGAAATGGCAGGGATCAGACTGCCCGCAATCGATCCTGATAACGTGCGTAGACGCGCTCGTAAGCGGCCACATTTTCTGCGACAGGCCAGGTTTCGCTGTCGGGGTCGAGCCTGACGCAGCGTTCGCAAAGTGCCTGCAGATCCTTCTCGCCAGAGTTGCACCAGGCCGCCTGAATAGCAGCGCCCAGGGCCGCCGCTTCGGCGTACTCGGTGCAAATGACCGGAGTATCCATGATGTCGGCAATCATCTGCCGCCAGATGGCGCTTTTCGAGCCACCACCGATCAGGCGGATGGTCTGGCTCTTGATACCGCTGGCCCTCAACAGGTCCAGTCCGTAGCGTAACCCGAGGCTGGTCCCTTCAACCACGGCCCGGCACAGATTGGCCTGAGTCAGGTTGGTGCTGTTGAGACCCAGAATGCTGCCGGTGGCATCGGGCAGGGCAGGGACGCGTTCGCCGTTGAGGAACGGCAGCATGAGCACGCCTTCCGCTCCGATGGGCGCTTGGGTGACGGCCTGATTGAAACCGTCGATATCCAGCGTGAACAGCTCGCGAATGGCACTGGTGGCGTTGGTCAGGTTCATGGTGCAGATCAGCGGCAGCCAGCCATCGGACGAAGAACAGAAGGTTGCCACCGAAGCCTGCTCGCTGACAAAGGGCTGATCGGCAAAGGCATACACGGTGCCTGATGACCCAAGGCTCATGGTGATCAGGCCCGGCTTGATATTGCCGGTGCCGATGGCGCCCATCATGTTGTCGCCACCGCCGCTGGACACTACCGCGTCCGGGTTCAGGTCAAGCAGGCTGGCGATTTCGCCTCGAATCGTGCCGACCTTGTGCTGTGCGGGCAGCAACTCAGGAAGCGCCTTGCCCAGACGCCCCGTCGGATCGATATGCGCCAGCAACGAAAGATCCCATTCACGGGTGCGCACATTGAAGTAACCGGTCCCCGAGGCATCGCCATAGTCTGTGCAGCAACGCCCGGTCAGCCAGTAGTTGAGGTAATCGTGAGGCAGCAGGATTCTGTCGATACGCTCGAACAGTTCCGGGTGTTGCTCCTTGGTCCATAACAGCTTGGAAACCGTATAGCCCGGCGCAATGACCAGCCCCAGACGTTGCAGCGAACCTTGCTCGCCTCCCAGATAATCCAGCAGGCGCTGGTTCTCGGGAGTGGTTTCGGTGTCGCACCATAATTTGGCCGGGCGCAGCACCTGGCCCTGGGCGTCCAGCAGCACCAGGCCGTGCTGCTGGCCGGAAACACCGATGCCCTTGATCTGCTGGCCTGAAATGCCAGCCTTGGCCAGCGCACTGCGGGTCGCCAGCGCCAGTGCATCCAGCCACTGCTGCACATCCTGTTCGCGTCGGCCATGGGCGTTGCTGATCAGGCTGTGCGGGGCAGAACCCTCGCCCAGTACCTGACCGCTATCAGCATCCAGAACGATGGCTTTTGTACCTTGGGTCCCGCAATCGATTCCAAGAAACATGGTTGCCTCTCAAAGGCCGTTGGCCAGGATTTTTTCCAGTGTGCCGCTGACTCCCAGGTCCCGCAGATTATTGACGTTCTGCTCGAAAGCGGCGACGAATTCGGCAGAGCGCGGGATTGCCAGGCCAAAGATCTCTTCCACGTCCAGCAAGCGCTGGGTCAGCAATGCATCGTCGGCGACCAGCGCCTGACAGAAGTCAGCCCGTGGGTCGGGAATCCGGTAGGTGGTGCCGTTCTCGTCCACGCCCTTGAGGTACAAGGCCCAGGCCGCCACCACCAGTGAAGCGCGCTCCAGGTTGCCTTGGTCGAGAATCAGCCGGTTGATGGTCGGAATGGTGAACTTGGGAAATTTCGAGGAGCCGTCCGAGCATACTCGTTCCAGCTGGTCGGCAATCGCCTGATTGGAAAAACGCTCGATCAGGGTGTCCTTGTAGCCCTCCAGATCGATACCCGGCACCGAAGCCAGTTGCGGGGTGACATCCAGGTCCATGTAAGTACGGATATAGCGCACGAACAGCGGATCGTTCATGGTTTCGTGAACGAAGCGATAGCCTTTCAGAAAGCCCAGATAGGTCAGGGCCAGATGGCTGCCGTTGAGCAGCTTGATCTTCATTTCTTCATAAGGCGTCACGTCGTCGGTGAACTGCACGCCGACCTTTTCCCAGGCCGGGCGACCATTGACGAACTTGTCTTCCAGTACCCATTGCACGAAAGGCTCGCACACCACTGGCCAGGCGTCGTCGATATGTTTTTCATCGGCCAGTTTCAGGCGATGGGCCGAGCTGGTCATGGGCGTGATGCGGTCGACCATGGCATTGGGGAAGCTGACGTTTTCGGCAATCCAGTCATGCAGGTCGGCGTCGCGCAGGGCGGCAAAGGCCAGCAGCGCCTTGCGGGTCACGGCGCCGTTGTGGGGCAGGTTATCGCAGGACATCAGGGTAAAGGCCGGTATGCCGGCTGCACGCCGACGGGCCAGTGCAGCACACAGAAAGCCGAATACCGTGCTCGGGGTATTGGGGTGGCTCAGGTCATGGCGGATCTGTGGCAGATGGGCCATGAACTGGCCGTTGCTGTCATCGATGCAGTAGCCGCCTTCGGTGATGGTCAGGGAAACGATGCGGATGTCCGGGCTGGCCAGTTTGTCGATCAGGGCCTGGGGATCGTCTTCGGCCAGCAGCATGCCGCTGATGGACGCAATGATCCGGGTTTCGGTGTCCGGTGTGTCGCCCAGCTCATACAGGGTGTACAGATAATCCTGGCCGGCCAGTGCATCACGCACGCTACGGTCTTCGGGACGCAGGCCGACGCCGCAGATGCTCCAGTCCAGCCCTTCGCCGCTGTTCATCAGCGCATCGGTGTAAAACGCCTGATGCGCCCGGTGAAAACCGCCGACGCCGATATGGGCGATGCCCTGGCGGGTTTCGCTGGCGGAGTAGGCGGGGCGGGCAATATCGGCGCCCAGTTGTGACAGGTTCTGTTTGTTCAGTTTCATGTCAGAGGCTCTCCAATAAGTCAGGCAGCGGCCAGGGCCTTGGCAATCACCAGCCCCTGATCGTCGAACAGATGGCAGTGGTCGCTATCGAGATGCAGGCTCAGGGTCTCGCCGTACTGGCTGGCCAGGTCGCCACGGATACGCATGGTCAGGGCTTCGCCCGAGCGCGTGCGGACATGGCAATAGGTATCGCTGCCCAGGCGCTCGCTGACATCGGCGGTGACCTGCAACTGACACTCGCCACTCTGGGCAATGTTCAGATGCTCGGGGCGAATACCCAGCGTGACCGGAGCCCCGACACTCAAGCCGGCACGGCTCACTGGCAGGGTGATGCGTGTACCGGCATCCAGTTCGACTTCGCACTCATGGCTGTCGACCCGGCTGAGCCGGCCCTTGAGGAAGCCCATTTTCGGCGTGCCTAGAAAGCCTGCGACAAACAGGTTGGCCGGGTGGTGATACAGCTCCAGTGGCGAGCCCACCTGTTCCACCTTGCCGCCATTGAGCACCACCACCTTGTCGGCCAGGGTCATGGCCTCGACCTGATCGTGGGTGACGTAAATCATCGTGGCCTGCAGCTCCTTGTGCAGGCGCGACAGCTCAAGCCGGGTCTGCACCCGCAAAGCGGCGTCGAGGTTGGAAAGGGGTTCGTCGAACAGGAAGATTTTCGGGTTGCGCACGATGGCCCGGCCGATGGCGACCCGTTGGCGCTGTCCGCCGGAAAGCTGTTTGGGCTTGCGCTCCAGCAGCGGTCCAAGCTCCAGGATGCGTGCCGCTTCATCTACTTTCTTCTTGATCTCG
Proteins encoded:
- the xylB gene encoding xylulokinase, with translation MFLGIDCGTQGTKAIVLDADSGQVLGEGSAPHSLISNAHGRREQDVQQWLDALALATRSALAKAGISGQQIKGIGVSGQQHGLVLLDAQGQVLRPAKLWCDTETTPENQRLLDYLGGEQGSLQRLGLVIAPGYTVSKLLWTKEQHPELFERIDRILLPHDYLNYWLTGRCCTDYGDASGTGYFNVRTREWDLSLLAHIDPTGRLGKALPELLPAQHKVGTIRGEIASLLDLNPDAVVSSGGGDNMMGAIGTGNIKPGLITMSLGSSGTVYAFADQPFVSEQASVATFCSSSDGWLPLICTMNLTNATSAIRELFTLDIDGFNQAVTQAPIGAEGVLMLPFLNGERVPALPDATGSILGLNSTNLTQANLCRAVVEGTSLGLRYGLDLLRASGIKSQTIRLIGGGSKSAIWRQMIADIMDTPVICTEYAEAAALGAAIQAAWCNSGEKDLQALCERCVRLDPDSETWPVAENVAAYERVYARYQDRLRAV
- a CDS encoding mannitol dehydrogenase family protein produces the protein MKLNKQNLSQLGADIARPAYSASETRQGIAHIGVGGFHRAHQAFYTDALMNSGEGLDWSICGVGLRPEDRSVRDALAGQDYLYTLYELGDTPDTETRIIASISGMLLAEDDPQALIDKLASPDIRIVSLTITEGGYCIDDSNGQFMAHLPQIRHDLSHPNTPSTVFGFLCAALARRRAAGIPAFTLMSCDNLPHNGAVTRKALLAFAALRDADLHDWIAENVSFPNAMVDRITPMTSSAHRLKLADEKHIDDAWPVVCEPFVQWVLEDKFVNGRPAWEKVGVQFTDDVTPYEEMKIKLLNGSHLALTYLGFLKGYRFVHETMNDPLFVRYIRTYMDLDVTPQLASVPGIDLEGYKDTLIERFSNQAIADQLERVCSDGSSKFPKFTIPTINRLILDQGNLERASLVVAAWALYLKGVDENGTTYRIPDPRADFCQALVADDALLTQRLLDVEEIFGLAIPRSAEFVAAFEQNVNNLRDLGVSGTLEKILANGL
- a CDS encoding ABC transporter ATP-binding protein, yielding MANLSIRNLQKGFDGHQIIKGIDLDVNDREFVVFVGPSGCGKSTLLRLIAGLEEVTSGSIELDGREITQVTPAKRDLAMVFQTYALYPHMTVGKNLSFALDLAGGNKAEIKKKVDEAARILELGPLLERKPKQLSGGQRQRVAIGRAIVRNPKIFLFDEPLSNLDAALRVQTRLELSRLHKELQATMIYVTHDQVEAMTLADKVVVLNGGKVEQVGSPLELYHHPANLFVAGFLGTPKMGFLKGRLSRVDSHECEVELDAGTRITLPVSRAGLSVGAPVTLGIRPEHLNIAQSGECQLQVTADVSERLGSDTYCHVRTRSGEALTMRIRGDLASQYGETLSLHLDSDHCHLFDDQGLVIAKALAAA